Proteins encoded within one genomic window of Stigmatopora argus isolate UIUO_Sarg chromosome 21, RoL_Sarg_1.0, whole genome shotgun sequence:
- the LOC144067479 gene encoding uncharacterized protein LOC144067479: protein MNLTPKLFELEGSRVCGQPVDGGGRFRPSDEPDVAFHRRQQVRRAREEQRRVLQSHQSFSGARRRDALRLRHQRFRPGVSPLQDAHVGAGGLGVAGSGALPLRVGTVQRRHLRRRRLLLGHRDGLPGQRRRHLPQPWRRAPRPEDRQVRLQVVTRASFPARHRLREPRLLLLERDRHRVHGSGKGGLFSGGQGVQERQRRLAESPGQTLDVVSQGSSELLAPRRFSLLL from the exons ATGAATTTGACGCCCAAGCTGTTTGaattggag GGATCACGTGTTTGCGGTCAACCTGTCGACGGCGGCGGACGCTTTCGTCCCTCAGATG AACCTGACGTGGCGTTCCACCGACGTCAGCAAGTGCGCCGTGCGCGGGAAGAACAAC GACGAGTGCTACAATCACATCAAAGTTTTAGTGGCGCGCGACGACGAGACGCTCTTCGTCTGCGGCACCAACGCTTTCGACCCGGCGTGTCGCCATTACAAG ACGCGCACGTTGGAGCAGGTGGGCTCGGCGTTGCCGGGTCAGGCGCGCTGCCCCTTCGAGTCGGGACAGTCCAACGCCGCCACCTTCGCCG GCGGAGACTTCTACTCGGCCACCGTGACGGACTTCCTGGCCAGCGACGCCGTCATCTACCGCAGCCTTGGAGACGAGCGCCCCGTCCTGAGGACCGTCAAGTACGACTCCAAGTGGTTACGAG AGCCTCGTTTCCTGCACGCCATCGACTACGGGAGCCACGTCTACTTCTTCTTGAGCGAGATCGCCATCGAGTACACGGCTCTGGGAAAG GTGGTCTTTTCTCGGGTGGCCAGGGTGTGCAAGAACGACAACGGCGGCTCGCCGAGAGTCCTGGACAAACACTGGACGTCGTTTCTCAAG GCtcgtctgaactgctcgctcccCGGAGATTCTCTCTTCTACTTTGA